Proteins from one Desulfobacterales bacterium genomic window:
- a CDS encoding EF-hand domain-containing protein, which translates to MINGINSMSSSAMSMMSSSSTVRQQPPPGNDVFQMTDTDSDGLVSETELETLVAGLEEITGTSIDVEEALSSFDADEDGALSGEELRGLMDSNGFSPSDMASNESGETQSMQPPPPPPPAVTEQALSAYAQNTEDDQIEQLMQFLEEQNSAGSEFSSVNAIEFSSINVIG; encoded by the coding sequence ATGATCAACGGCATAAACAGTATGAGCAGTAGCGCCATGTCGATGATGAGCAGCAGTTCCACGGTTCGACAGCAGCCGCCCCCGGGCAACGATGTCTTCCAGATGACAGACACAGACAGCGACGGACTGGTTTCCGAAACCGAGCTTGAGACTCTGGTGGCAGGCCTTGAAGAGATTACCGGAACCAGTATCGACGTTGAAGAGGCGCTCAGCAGTTTTGACGCCGATGAGGATGGAGCCTTGAGTGGGGAAGAGCTGCGAGGATTGATGGACAGCAACGGATTCTCCCCATCCGATATGGCCAGCAATGAAAGTGGCGAAACACAGAGTATGCAGCCGCCGCCCCCGCCGCCGCCTGCCGTTACTGAACAGGCCCTGTCAGCTTATGCTCAAAACACCGAAGATGATCAAATAGAACAATTGATGCAGTTTCTGGAGGAACAGAATAGTGCCGGCTCCGAATTCTCTTCGGTTAATGCTATTGAATTTTCTTCGATTAATGTCATTGGCTGA
- a CDS encoding response regulator transcription factor: MSMNQPTVLFIAGIAEIYSDLKQLLARDNIRVCHVERREAKILLAENDRPHLVVLDCSGPGVAGLVLCQEIRALYSGLLVLVSEYGDERFHVLALGLGADASLSITAGAPLVAANIKALLRRFSPAAQPSVLTFGKLTVDTNRRDAFVAGQAVKLSTIEFQLFWYLSQKSGCVVTRDEISLELYHAAYNGYDRNIDLYISRIRQKIGDDSTSPRYLKTVRGVGYQFVGE; encoded by the coding sequence ATGTCTATGAACCAGCCCACCGTACTGTTTATTGCCGGGATCGCTGAAATTTATTCAGATTTGAAGCAACTTTTAGCCCGGGACAATATTCGGGTCTGCCATGTTGAGCGCCGTGAGGCCAAAATATTGCTTGCCGAGAACGATCGGCCTCATCTGGTTGTGCTTGACTGTTCTGGACCCGGGGTCGCCGGGCTGGTTCTGTGTCAGGAAATCCGTGCTCTATATTCGGGGCTTCTGGTTCTTGTTTCCGAATACGGAGACGAACGGTTTCATGTCCTTGCGCTGGGCCTGGGCGCGGATGCTTCCCTGTCCATCACCGCAGGTGCGCCGCTGGTGGCGGCCAATATTAAAGCGTTGCTTCGACGGTTTTCGCCTGCAGCTCAGCCCTCGGTACTGACGTTCGGAAAGCTGACCGTCGATACCAACAGACGGGATGCTTTTGTTGCGGGCCAGGCGGTGAAACTTTCCACCATTGAGTTTCAACTTTTCTGGTATCTTTCCCAAAAATCCGGCTGCGTCGTCACGCGGGATGAAATTTCACTCGAACTTTATCACGCAGCCTACAATGGATACGACCGTAATATCGACCTGTATATTTCACGCATCCGTCAGAAAATCGGAGACGATTCGACGTCCCCCCGATACTTGAAGACTGTCCGCGGGGTCGGGTACCAATTTGTGGGGGAGTAG
- a CDS encoding sensor domain-containing diguanylate cyclase, which translates to MTMKSEDIEKLNSEISLLRRKVAEFQGTEQRCRNAEAALKAYEERNRLLGDSAPLGIFAIDTRGGITGITRKMQQMLSWPSVCNSEAVNLFDCQAMLASGIFPDIQRCIDQNQPVITEHPFTDPQGTCVHLRYYLSPIPGANDTVSGVMAIVEDYTELKRAEDALRESEKRYRQLFQSAPIALIEWDASPLKAYLEELRLSGVSDFRTYLEQNSQQVHHCWSLIKAVDHNQAFLDLMGVADSAGHRGAFLPTDSKFFLKMAREIILVAVTGNAAVEREETLVTTTGESKIVLGKSLVVSGYEDTLARVVIALVDISERKRAEAALRDRERKFREQAFRDGLTGLYNQRYLYQSLAKCIEHAHANGTPVSLIFMDLDYFKKVVDTYGHLNGSQAIRKVAGTIDNCLKEPAYAVAYAGDEFVVVLPGLDQFQAFQKASEIRSRVKNTVYVLDQGIEVRLQASFGVATFPQHATDLDGLIAAADHALFAVKKAGKDAIGQFQRP; encoded by the coding sequence ATGACTATGAAATCTGAAGACATAGAGAAGTTAAATAGTGAAATCAGCCTGTTGCGACGGAAAGTTGCCGAATTTCAGGGGACTGAACAACGCTGCCGCAACGCCGAGGCCGCGCTCAAAGCCTATGAAGAAAGAAACCGGCTTCTGGGCGATAGCGCGCCGCTCGGAATTTTTGCCATTGATACCCGGGGTGGTATAACCGGTATCACGCGGAAAATGCAGCAAATGCTTTCCTGGCCTTCTGTCTGCAACTCAGAAGCAGTGAATCTGTTCGATTGTCAGGCCATGCTTGCGTCGGGAATCTTCCCAGATATTCAGCGCTGCATCGATCAGAATCAACCGGTCATCACTGAACATCCCTTCACTGATCCCCAGGGGACCTGCGTTCATTTGCGCTATTATCTCAGTCCCATACCTGGCGCCAATGACACCGTAAGCGGCGTTATGGCCATTGTTGAAGACTATACCGAATTGAAAAGGGCGGAGGATGCCCTCAGGGAAAGCGAGAAGCGATATCGCCAGTTGTTTCAATCCGCCCCCATCGCCCTGATCGAATGGGATGCTTCCCCTTTGAAGGCCTATCTTGAAGAACTGCGGTTATCCGGGGTCTCTGATTTTAGAACATACCTGGAGCAAAATTCTCAACAGGTTCACCATTGCTGGTCGTTGATAAAGGCTGTGGATCATAATCAGGCCTTCCTGGACCTGATGGGCGTGGCCGACAGCGCAGGGCACAGGGGTGCTTTTCTTCCAACCGATTCAAAGTTTTTTTTAAAAATGGCACGGGAGATCATCCTGGTGGCTGTTACGGGAAATGCTGCAGTCGAACGCGAAGAAACACTCGTGACGACAACCGGAGAGTCCAAAATTGTTTTGGGGAAATCATTGGTCGTCTCCGGTTACGAGGATACCCTGGCGCGGGTGGTGATTGCCCTGGTGGACATCTCTGAGCGTAAAAGAGCGGAAGCTGCTTTGCGGGATAGGGAACGAAAATTTCGGGAGCAAGCCTTCCGCGATGGCTTGACCGGTCTTTACAACCAACGTTACCTGTATCAGTCTCTTGCCAAATGTATTGAACATGCGCACGCCAACGGCACCCCGGTTTCACTGATATTTATGGACCTGGACTATTTTAAAAAGGTCGTTGACACCTATGGCCATCTCAATGGTAGCCAGGCCATCCGGAAAGTTGCCGGTACCATTGATAATTGCCTGAAAGAACCGGCTTATGCCGTGGCCTACGCGGGGGATGAGTTTGTGGTAGTCCTGCCGGGGCTGGATCAGTTCCAGGCCTTTCAAAAAGCCTCCGAGATCCGTTCCAGGGTGAAAAATACGGTCTATGTCCTGGATCAGGGCATTGAGGTCCGGCTGCAGGCCAGCTTTGGGGTAGCAACCTTTCCGCAACATGCAACGGACTTAGACGGTTTGATTGCTGCCGCCGACCACGCCCTTTTTGCCGTCAAGAAAGCTGGTAAAGACGCCATTGGCCAGTTTCAAAGACCGTAG